The following is a genomic window from Episyrphus balteatus chromosome 1, idEpiBalt1.1, whole genome shotgun sequence.
ctggcagaattttgaaaagcagaattttaaaaagcagatttttgaaaagcagaatagaaaaaaagcagaattttgcaaaacagaattttcgttaaaaaagcagaattttgaaaagcataattttgaagccagaattttgacccgatctcGATGCAAATCCTTTAAATTTATACTgagtttacaaaaattaagaatGTATTGTTTCCAGTATATTGGCATAAATAACTCAAAAAACAGGAATTTTGAGTTATGCCGGTTTTCTTAAACAGCGACGATATGTACgttttattttgtcatttgggatgtccaaatgttggttttgaCTGTGTTCATCGgccgtttcgtttttttttcacacgtATGAAGTAGATGATGCATTTCATTGGAGTAGAGTTAACTTTTTATCTGTTAATATGTGAATAAAAAGCTTATTCGGTTTTTTTTCacattgttaaaatttattataacatTATCTCCCTTATAACTACTATTagatgaaaaatgtttttacttaaactacattaaattcaatttcaattatgtTTAATAGTATAAAAGCTAGCATAAGAATTGTTATCATTGTAGAATACATTCAACTATGTACATAACAAGTATggtatttattttaagtatatTATGTAGTACGcttaatttaaattatgtaaatatttctactaattttaatttgattaatatcttaaatttacaaaaatataaattacacattttcaaatacatataaACTATATAttcgagttttttttatctGCCAAACAgtgttatatttaatttatgattGTTAAGTCAACAACATATATTCCAGCCTATCAGAGCATTTCTTTAGACTTTTACTTGGGCCTGattcattattttcatcaaCTTGTTGTTGTTCATCAACAAAAGAaacattatcatcatcattttcACTCTGATCTTCTGTGGTAGaatgttttctcttttttggtGTCGATGTCAATTTAACACTTTGACGAtatttattccaaaattctgctgGTTGAGCAAAATCAATAATATTTGGAAAATGTTGTGCCAATGCTTTAGCTAATTCATCtatagattttttaattaaatcatttttagtgGAAAGATTTTCTGATATTGTTATTACATGAacaattgatttttccaaagTTGTCAACTagattttgaaaagaaaaacaaaaattaattaactttaaaatatttgataatGAGGAAAACTTACAGCATCAGCCATTGTAACTACATGACGTCGTTTTCCTCTTCCTTTGCCTTGAACTGGGGTAGCATTACTAGTCGATGGGGCAGGATCAGCTGAAGGATTTTCTGAAATATCTCCTTGCTCATCATTTCCATCCTCGGCTTGTTGATGGTCGACTTCTTTTCTTTCCTTCTGGCAAATTCGCTTTAGAATAAAGAGAATATCACTGACCAACGCAGTTCCTTCAGGCGATTCAATATGATGGTCATTTTGAGATTTTTCTGAGGAACCAAAATTAGTGAGTGATTTAAAGAAAACGAAACCCGAATGGTTTCTTACCTGCaagtattttcaaattattgaaATACATAATCAAATGCACGTCATCAATGCTCTGCATAAAATGATCATACAATTTGTTGCGAGTCTTTCGTTTATCATCACCCTTGAGCGGTGATTTGATCATATTTTCTGTGAAAGTATCCAATCCTTCAaagttcttaaagaaaaaaatatacaaaataaaaatcaaaccaaaattaagaattttctaCTAACCGGATACTCATTCAATACAAACGGACACTCTATCAAACATTTATGAAAGAGAGCCGGGTTTTTACTAGCAATAAATTCGGTAAAAAATGCCATCGCCTTGTCAGATAAATCTTGATTTTCATCCAATATCACACCCAACATAGCCAAAAGCAACGATCCACGTAACTTTAGTTGATCTTGAAGCACGAGAGAGGCAAAACTTTTAAAAGTCTCCAAACGATTGATCAGAAACGGTGATGAGAGTTTTTCTAAAATCCTTTCCAGTATAGTCTCAACAATTTGAGTGTGTTTTTTGCAAAGATCAGCAACAGCTACTAGAATCGTATTGACTATCGGTGGACGATCGATAGCTTTAAGaattttcccatacaaattgcATGTTTGGCCAGCGACTATAGAATCACGAATTGAAAATCGCCCCGAAATCAAGATCATCGAATTGAAAATTCGATCGTTATCGGTTTCAAGTTCGGATTCGGGAAGATTTACACAAGCTAAAATGTATTTGTGGATGAATAAGACTATGGTAGGATGGGGGCGTTGTTTGATTTCCAAATTGGCTTCTGAATATGAATACAAATGTGACATGTAAACGGATCGATTTTCTGGAAAGTTTGACATTTCTTCGAGAAGCTTTGCTTCCAAAAAATTATGAAGTTCAATGACCCATTCATGGTTTGGAGTATCAGGTACTTGAGTTGGTGTtgatcttattttattttcacgcGACCGATGATCAATGGTGGCAAGGAAATCAAATGCTTTGTCAATTACTGGTGGAATAATCATGCCCGATTTGATGGACTGCATTAAATGTTTGAAGACATTATTTAAGGCTGAGTAACTGAAATCTTTGGCACAAGTGTTGAGAACTTCCAGAGCTATTAAGAGATTTTGTTCATTGTTCCATTCTTTTGactgaaaaaatattgaaatatgtgaaattttcaagtcttttggatagttttaaagtttttaccGAATGATATGAGATAAAACAATGGATTAAGGAATCTGGttctttacttttaattttaccGCAGATGAAATTCAAAAGTATCCATGCTTCGGTAGAGTTTGAAGCCAGGATATGAGATTCGATTGTGCTGATGATTTGTTGGCTGAAATAATAGAGAATATTAATATTGTAGTTTATTTATAGAAATATAATAGAAATAGGGAATGAGTTATAGAATACAGAATAGAGGTACATAATTCCAACAATAACCGAAACGCTTTGAGACCATGGAGCTCGTTTTCGTAGAACATCCAATATATTGACGCGGAATGTTCTGGGATTAAACTTTACACGAGAAGCCGAACAATTGGTACTAGCAGGGGCATAGCTGCTGCTGTATCAGCTGTATCCATGTAACAGGGCCCCCAGAATATAGGGACCCCCATGAGACCAGGGCACAAgacgtttgtaaaaaaaattcactaaaaTCTATAAACCTAAAATAAAACTTGATTAATAgaggacatgtctcatgggacatgccTCATCGGACATGTCTCACGGGACAAATCTCATGGGACATGCCTCATGAACGCAAAAATCATCTGAATTTCAGATGACAAACGAAGaatctactttttttctttacttggattgactttaaaaaaagataaaaaaaatagttcaagtaattgtaaaaaaaagagttatttattaatattttcagtGCGATCACTTcagtatttgtaaaaattattttgttggatTCATAAAATCCCTTTCTACTATCCACTTACATATGTATGATTAATTTTGCTTTGGTCCCCAActtcattaagttttttttatttcatttattccATGTCTGCACATAAACATGCGAAGGAAGAacacaaaattatattaattacatATGCATTGTAATATCAATCCAACAAATAACTGTTATAACAAatgtccaaacaaaaaaatgcttaaaagagactgaatatTCCCTTTTTAAtgacgattttaaatttaatggagtcaataaattggaccttaaacTCGTATGAGTTAATAAATATTAAGTTTGACAAAAGacctaatactttttttttaacaaccaaTAAAGTTTGAGACGAATCACGTCTCGAATGTGCATTCATAGTATTTAGAAAGGGCATTATTTGCGctcataataataattgttgtattcaattttttcatttcttattcAATAAAATGAACATTTTGAAGAATTAGATAAGTTAAGTCTTAACTGAAAAACAAACTTGATAGCACGGGAATATTTTGTAAAAgagggaaaaattaaaattcttcggGCAATTTTTGATTATGTCTGCATTGAAGGCGATTAAAGAAGAAGATACAACAACGAACTTTTCGGGTTGTACGAGGCAAAATCATATTGATGCTTCGACAAACTACCTTCAGTTATTTATAATAATAGCCaccagaaaaaaaatcacatttttaccGTATATTTACTAAGTGAATCTTTCTTGAGActtagggccatttgctgaatcgaatcttaaataatttatgttgaacataaactcttattccctacttttttcTCTGCGttaactgtcacataaggatttagctagaacttaaatgcttaagtttcgattcagcaaacgggtctTAATGAGAGAATGAGAAATCTTAATCGGAGATATAAATGTACTTACTTAATCATTTGCTTTTTCAGTGCCAAGTGAAAACTATATTGCAAGTAGAGTCTGGATTGTGTAATCAGCAATGTCCGTATAATCACCCATGGCATAAAATGTTCAGCTTTATTCGTTTGATCGATGCCTTTTATATTTACCAGCACCCTCTTCCTGAAACACTATTCAGAATctctattttaaatttcaccAAGATTTACAATATAAATATCTTAAACGAACCTCTAAAGCAAGTTCTATATTTTTAGGATCACTGTCCTGCAGCATGGGTGTAATTATTTTACACCACACAAATATCACTGGATAGCAATTGGGATATGTTTCCAAAATAGAGTCAACCATAATCATGGTTTGTTTGCGAACCAATAGAGTTGGTTCATTAACGAGCTGGCATGTTTCCTAAGAAAGAGatttaacttttactttttttgttaaattaaataataaactaatACAAACctttacaaaatttgtattaaatataaTCAAAGGATTAATTTTAACAATGGCTTCAATAAACATAACAGCAGCTCGTCTCAAATGCGAAACGGGATTCGAAAATAGCGGATAAATTTGTTCAGGTAAATGCAGAAAACTCAAAATGACAATTTCAAAACCTGTAAAGGTGTACTCCGGATCGGGAGTCTTTGGTTTGCTATAACGTATTTCATTCTCTAAAGCTCTTGGTTCATCGGGCAATTTAACATCAGAATCATTGACTTGAGCATATTTTATACCTTCGATGagtatcttttttgtatttggtGATCCCTTGATGAGTCCCTGTTGGATAGCTTGtattgcttttatttttatactatTATTCGTGTCACTTATACTATCAATGAGTTCCTTAATGATATAGACTTCACGTGGTGTTTCTGAGACTTGATGACGAAACATTTCCCAATCGACTTTGGACTCGAGGagaattattttggaaaaaagatcTACAGCTCTAGATCGAATGCTTACTTCATCGGCGTAGACAGCTTCGGATAGAAAATCGACAATTGATGCATTGCAACGGGTAAATAAAGCTGCATCATATTTGGCAGCATAATCGAGAGCGCGTTGGGTTTGCTCCGTTTTCCacttgaaaaaaagaagttattttttttaattaaagggACTATACAAAAGCGTAAAACAGCATTTTTcagtacaaacaaaaaaaacacttaaaaatgcGATCAAAAAACAATCTGTTTGTTTGGGCTAGTAAAAATGACAGAGCACCAGTTCCTGTATTTGGAATGTGAAATAGTGTGAATCTAGCCTATTCATATAAATTGAAGAACTCACGTTTATTAACCCcctgaaaaatatatataaagccGGGAATTAAAGCTACCAGACTTttggtttcattatttttaccaGGGCAAAGGTGAAATTCAAGATAACGAATGTGCCAATGAACTTGTCACTCAAGCTTTAATCCTTCATGACTCCAAGGCGGTTAGAGCCAACAAAAGCTAAATCTAGGCCAGTTAAAGGTAGGGCAATAGCTTTAATAACTGGACACTGAGGTGAGTATCATCCTATCATTATCATCGGTATACCGTATAATGTCTATTGTCGAAGTTTTAAGGATACATAGAAGAAATAACCTAGCCTCTCTCTCTAATACAAATATTGAAGACCTAATAATCTACCAAACCAAAAATTCAATGGCTCTTACATACCGTAACGacaaatatcgtattttttcttgggaaaactaaatatttttgatatatgTAGAGAAAGAATTGAagaacagtttttaaaaaatatgtggaGAAAACCATCGGGGCCGGAATGAAATTCATCATTAAGTTGAGATAACTTCCATTCCAATAAGATAAGGTTTAATGACATTAGGGTGAATAATTTAAGGCCTCGTTGTCAAAAGGGGCACAGCATTTTctttaatagttaaaaaattgaagaatGGCTTCAGTAATAGCTGctttcctttggaaatatttatctactgcttagtacttaaaactgcttttgctatactgaaaaagtagttcaaagcagctttcagtactaagcagtagattaatatttccaaaggaacgcagctaataagattgtttcaagttttttttttcaaacagctttaataaaagaaattgtaACTTACGCCCTTTTCTGGATTTGTTATCACACATTGTATATAAAACTCCAAGACTTCCGAAACAATTCTCGGAAATTTTCCAATGATCTTAATAAACCAATCAGAAATGTGTTCACATCCATTTGTCTCCATGCTCGATGATGTTGAAGCAGAACCACCTTTTGGTTTTGAATTGTAAACATGCAAGAACAATGTCATATTCATGATCTTGAGAAGAGTTTCCTTGGGATCGCCATTATGAGCACTTACAA
Proteins encoded in this region:
- the LOC129906003 gene encoding uncharacterized protein LOC129906003 codes for the protein MSDLITCFKKLSEFYHPTLSWEEIEAIYLKVEEEKANNQNDGTAPKGDTDPSNRRPKKPNSKNRRKSSSSESGIEDEDASTKKSLLNSIPIIQQAENDSSILSVLLELATTIRVMRESSSSYDNTFDCWDQVIKVSPRSRYLAFIYALVGLGNYNPKCRRYRQLSLAAASLYFLSLTIAGAKGFHIFEEELISVSLQVFNMMEKIQSPGVARCLSHQHSTETWVNFTVFCDDLKLMFRFVHFDEYKTARDAIVRKLLDMQYLSYEKGFVNIYAANLHGKYFEILEEVVSAHNGDPKETLLKIMNMTLFLHVYNSKPKGGSASTSSSMETNGCEHISDWFIKIIGKFPRIVSEVLEFYIQCVITNPEKGWKTEQTQRALDYAAKYDAALFTRCNASIVDFLSEAVYADEVSIRSRAVDLFSKIILLESKVDWEMFRHQVSETPREVYIIKELIDSISDTNNSIKIKAIQAIQQGLIKGSPNTKKILIEGIKYAQVNDSDVKLPDEPRALENEIRYSKPKTPDPEYTFTGFEIVILSFLHLPEQIYPLFSNPVSHLRRAAVMFIEAIVKINPLIIFNTNFVKETCQLVNEPTLLVRKQTMIMVDSILETYPNCYPVIFVWCKIITPMLQDSDPKNIELALECFRKRVLVNIKGIDQTNKAEHFMPWVIIRTLLITQSRLYLQYSFHLALKKQMINQQIISTIESHILASNSTEAWILLNFICGKIKSKEPDSLIHCFISYHSSKEWNNEQNLLIALEVLNTCAKDFSYSALNNVFKHLMQSIKSGMIIPPVIDKAFDFLATIDHRSRENKIRSTPTQVPDTPNHEWVIELHNFLEAKLLEEMSNFPENRSVYMSHLYSYSEANLEIKQRPHPTIVLFIHKYILACVNLPESELETDNDRIFNSMILISGRFSIRDSIVAGQTCNLYGKILKAIDRPPIVNTILVAVADLCKKHTQIVETILERILEKLSSPFLINRLETFKSFASLVLQDQLKLRGSLLLAMLGVILDENQDLSDKAMAFFTEFIASKNPALFHKCLIECPFVLNEYPNFEGLDTFTENMIKSPLKGDDKRKTRNKLYDHFMQSIDDVHLIMYFNNLKILAEKSQNDHHIESPEGTALVSDILFILKRICQKERKEVDHQQAEDGNDEQGDISENPSADPAPSTSNATPVQGKGRGKRRHVVTMADALTTLEKSIVHVITISENLSTKNDLIKKSIDELAKALAQHFPNIIDFAQPAEFWNKYRQSVKLTSTPKKRKHSTTEDQSENDDDNVSFVDEQQQVDENNESGPSKSLKKCSDRLEYMLLT